Part of the Faecalibacterium duncaniae genome, GCAGCTTACGAAGATATTGAAAGGATAAAACACCATGAGCAAGAAACTTGTAGCGTATTTTTCTGCGTCCGGCGTGACCGCGAAGGTTGCCGAGACGCTGGCAGAGGCAATCGGCGCAGACATCTTTGAAATTGAGCCGAAGGTGCCTTACACGGAAGCTGATCTGAACTGGATGGACAAGAAAGCCCGCAGCACGATTGAGATGAACGATCCTGCCTCCCGTCCTGAAATTGCCGTCAAGCGGGACAACATGAAGGACTACGATACCATCTTTGTGGGCTTCCCGATCTGGTGGTATGTTGCGCCGTCGATTATCAATACGTTCCTTGAGAGCTATGACCTGACCGGCAAGACGATCATCCCGTTTGCGACCTCCGGTGGAAGCGACATTGGCAAGACAAACGAACGTCTTGCGCCGAGCTGCAAAGGAGCAAAGCTGGTAGAAGGCAAGGTCTTCAAGGGCAGCGTCGGGCATCAGGAGCTTGCGGCATGGGTTGATGGACTTGGACTTTGAAAAGAGTACAAATCGAATTTA contains:
- a CDS encoding flavodoxin, encoding MSKKLVAYFSASGVTAKVAETLAEAIGADIFEIEPKVPYTEADLNWMDKKARSTIEMNDPASRPEIAVKRDNMKDYDTIFVGFPIWWYVAPSIINTFLESYDLTGKTIIPFATSGGSDIGKTNERLAPSCKGAKLVEGKVFKGSVGHQELAAWVDGLGL